A stretch of Deltaproteobacteria bacterium DNA encodes these proteins:
- a CDS encoding acyltransferase translates to MSKKALHLTAIMLCFMATGELYRCGGRIAEGKLAFLHVNGRKIMQERRYDVDWLRIIAMLAVFLYHCTRFFDPEGWHLKNPEQSQLLFVAMRGLIWTWVMELFFLLSGIGTWYALKSRRAWAYIWERVKRLLIPFYTVGFFVLLPIQLYFELFTNSGYRGSFWQLILRYFDRLNLPGITQWPSTLLPIPFSGHLWFLQYLFLISLLSLPLLLYLKSEQGKRWIARFAGWCDKPGGIFLFVIPLSLTLIGLGAIFKTRFSWADLLWYTIFFVIGYMMAADKRFIMSIRRHGWICMALWIVGWCGLGFLVVAFGYDPYPGKEPFSLVFVLFQTVWSITCWSAVVFVLNIGARHLNTNHKFLVYGNEAVLPFYLFHQTIILCIGWYVIRWDIGILTKLLIIASVSFSLIMILYELFVRRFNIVRFFFGMRPRKKPPAMPIPRPEGTFA, encoded by the coding sequence AATGGAAGAAAAATCATGCAAGAACGAAGGTACGACGTTGATTGGCTGAGGATTATTGCTATGCTGGCCGTCTTTCTCTACCATTGCACCCGCTTCTTCGACCCAGAAGGGTGGCACTTGAAGAACCCGGAGCAAAGTCAGCTGCTCTTCGTGGCGATGCGTGGTTTGATTTGGACTTGGGTCATGGAGCTTTTCTTCCTGTTGTCAGGAATTGGGACCTGGTACGCACTAAAGTCCAGGCGAGCCTGGGCGTATATCTGGGAGCGAGTCAAGCGGCTTCTCATCCCTTTTTATACCGTGGGTTTCTTTGTCCTGTTGCCGATCCAGCTCTACTTTGAACTGTTTACTAATTCGGGATATCGCGGAAGCTTCTGGCAATTAATTCTGCGCTACTTCGATCGCCTCAATCTCCCCGGTATTACGCAGTGGCCCAGTACTTTGCTGCCCATTCCTTTTTCCGGACATCTGTGGTTTCTTCAATATCTCTTTCTCATCTCACTGCTGAGTCTCCCTTTACTGCTTTATTTAAAGTCAGAACAGGGAAAGCGCTGGATCGCGAGATTCGCTGGATGGTGTGATAAACCAGGCGGGATATTTCTCTTCGTAATACCACTGTCTCTAACCCTCATCGGACTCGGGGCTATTTTCAAGACTCGTTTTAGCTGGGCAGATCTTCTCTGGTACACGATTTTCTTTGTAATAGGCTACATGATGGCAGCTGATAAACGCTTTATAATGAGCATTAGGAGACATGGGTGGATCTGCATGGCGCTATGGATCGTTGGCTGGTGCGGACTAGGATTTTTAGTAGTGGCATTTGGCTATGACCCATACCCGGGTAAAGAGCCCTTCTCATTGGTATTCGTACTCTTTCAAACCGTATGGAGCATTACGTGTTGGAGCGCGGTTGTATTTGTTCTGAACATTGGAGCCAGGCACCTAAACACGAACCATAAATTCCTGGTCTACGGTAACGAGGCGGTTTTGCCCTTCTATTTGTTCCACCAGACGATTATACTTTGCATCGGCTGGTATGTTATACGCTGGGACATAGGCATCCTGACCAAGCTCCTGATCATCGCCAGTGTCTCCTTCTCCTTGATCATGATTCTATACGAACTGTTCGTCAGGCGCTTCAACATCGTGCGTTTCTTCTTTGGCATGCGACCAAGAAAGAAGCCTCCAGCAATGCCCATCCCTCGCCCGGAAGGGACTTTCGCCTGA